The Plasmodium sp. gorilla clade G2 genome assembly, chromosome: 3 region tatcctttttCACAAAATGATTATCAAGGTGAAACTGTgcaatatattttaacttAAGTTAATGAACAAATTATTtacttatttatatctatatatatatattttttatttttgttgattaatttatgaatatatatatatatatatattatatatattttttttttttctgatgaatatacacaaaaaaaatatatattattttcattatattatatatatatatatatataatataatatgtatatataagtgtatatattttattcttatttttttttcctaaaTATGAtcttaagaaaaaataaaatgaataattctatacaaaattattaaaaaaaatgataactAAAAGACAgagaaaaggaaaataattaCAATACTTTGTAAAagcttttctttttatatatttctttttattctcACGTATAATACATGATACATATGCATACTCCCATTAGTAGTTTAAtacatgtatttttttttgagacTTATATATctcatttaataattctcTGTCTAATGAATACATTAAAGTATGATtgtacattttattatattatattatatatatgttttgttattttataaacctatttttttttttctttctttttttttttatattagaaACGAATTAAAACTCATATAAAATTCAATAATTCCGTCAATAGATATAACTTTTTAAGgaattctttaaatatatatatatatatatatatatatatatatgtatgtattgaCCATAGgaagatattttattttatattataattttattgcatatttatatattatattttttcttgagacgaaaattattataatttatttaatattttatagattcccttttgttatttttatttttacaattatataaattactgaaggaagatatattttatatatattataaatcatCTGcgcatttataatattatttgttatattaaccttttatacaataaataaattacacggcaacataataaaatacatacataaaataatatatatgttgcatatatgtttttatacttagaatatataattttctttttaagtttatataaattacaaaAGTTccgaaatattttattaggaaattttatatatatttataataaaagatgatcatataaatatatacatagatatatatatatatatatatatatataatttatcatattttataattttttttttttttttttttttttttcttacatgaattaacaaaaaaaaaaaaagatataatatgaaaaaaaagaaaacagtTGTTGATAATAAAAACTAATTATGGGattatttgataaaataaGGAATATTGAAAAGTTAAATGAAgcagaattaaaaaatattggaAATAATGATAGTTCTTGGCACGATCAATATAGAGATTCGAGTTACATTTATATAGGTACAAACATAAAATGTGGATataggaaaatatatatatatttataatatatatgttttttttttttttttttttttttttttttttttttaggaaACTTAGATAATAGATTAACAGAAGGAGATATTGTTATAGTTTTTTCTCAGTATGGGGAACCAATAGATGTTAATTTAGTGCGTGATAACGAAACAGGTATACttccaaaaaaataaaaaataataaaaaaaaaaaaaaataaataaaataaaataatgacaTAAAAAGGAGTAactaatgaatataaatatattatatatatatatatatatatatatatatatatttttttttggtttagGAAAATCAAAGGGATATTGTTTTTTATCTTATGCTGACCAGAGAAGTACTATTTTGGCTGTAGATAATTTCAATGGTTATAAACTTTTAGAAAGACCACTTGTAGTtgatcatatattaaattataggTTGCccaaaaaatatttgaaggACGAGGTAAGGATATAAATGGATATACaattgtatgtatatatatatatatatatatatatatatatatatttatatgtttatatatttacattgaTTTCCCCTTTTAATACAACTGTAGGATAAAAACGAATACAAACCAACCGGTGCCGAAGGACAAGGTATAGGTGTTTATAACGTAGTTGAAAGTGAGataaaattatcaaaaatttttgataaaataaagaataaatcaaatgaagagaagaaaaagaaattattagaTGAAGATGAATTATGGGCAttaaattttgaaaaatcCATAAAAAAGGATATTATTAGTCCTATAGGACATGATGAAAAATCACGACATAATGAAGGAatgaaagaagaagaagaagattatgatgatgatgattctgttgatattaaatataagagACATAAAGAGGAAAGAAAATCCTTGAccacaaaaaaatatgataagaaAGAGAAgcataaaaaaaagagtGATCATAAAGATAAACATAGGAGAAGAGAAAGTCATTCAAGACATAgggaaaaagatataaataaaaaatcgcATAAACGTAGGCATAAGCATAGGCATACTTATGATAAGTATAGTAGTAAGAGCAGAAGTTATAATACTTCATCAAGTACTGACAGATGAAAAGGggaaaaatgaaatatatatatatatatatatatatatatatatatatatgtattttattcatttatttatttttatattgttgcttcatatattatattccctcaaattttataacaataacatatatttaattataatattgtttATTGATCCATTTGTGTTTACACAACAAAGtgttgtattatatttatttaataatatataatatttatacactTCTTTTgttatctaatatatatatacatatatatatatttttttcctgttataaaataaatgataaaatttttatgtataaaatattattaaattattttttttaatatatgaaattagaaaatataataatttttttttttttttttttattaaaaatatatttatatatatatatatatattattatgtatatgtaaaatatttcataggaatttatttaattatattcttATGAGAGAAAAACATACTAATACAATTATAtccttattatcattattatttttttatgagtATAAGAATATACATACGactagttaaaaaaaaatatctttatatatcatatatatatataatatattatgtttatatatatagtatagtATTTCAAGTAtactaaaaatataaaaatgtataaaaaatatcatatttattttgattttttatttttattcttattttgaTATTGACGTATATACGTTGCTCAATCCTTTTAgaaacataattttttaattatttagcgtattatatattatatatttaaaaatataaaaaaaatatattaatattcttTGTAAagctttattttataatttcttttactTTAAAGGTCTCCATTTCCTTTTACTAATTTCACCATAAATAGtaggatatatattatatattaataaaaatctttttgtttaaataatattataaaaaaaaaaaaaatggcaAATACTTATGATGAATTATATGTACCTTTAAGTTATTATATTCTACAAAATGAGGGAGGAAATACCAGTAATGTCGATCAagttaataataagaaaccaaaaaagaaggaagttattaataagtaaatataaaataatgaaaagaaaataatatatatttatagtatataaatatatacatatgtatatatatatatatatatatatattaacctgtttatgtatttcttttaatattgtAGGTCATCCCTAATTATTGATATAAAACCCTATGGTGAAAATACAGATCTTGATGAGGTGTTAAAtcttgtaaaaaatataacaatggAAGGATTAACATGGGGAAAAGCTCATAAGAAAACACCCTTTGCCTTTGGACTTTTCAAATTACaagtaaataaaagaatatgaaacgatatataacacaaatatatatatatatatatatatatatatatatatatatatgttgtttgtataatttttatttattgttcttatatttctgacatatatttttatcattgaattttatttttttttttctttgccTCCAGGTATCTTGTGTTATAGTAGACGATTTAGTTAATACGGATGAACTTATAGAAACCATTGAAAACCTTGGATTAGATAATGAACAATTACAGAAGAAGAAACAAATGGATGACGATGAGGAAAATTTcgatgaagaagatgaaatTGAAGGATTAGTTCAATCTGCTGAAATCATATCCTTTAAtaaattgtaaatatatacatatctaTGTATGTATTGaagaatttaattttata contains the following coding sequences:
- a CDS encoding RNA-binding protein, putative, with product MGLFDKIRNIEKLNEAELKNIGNNDSSWHDQYRDSSYIYIGNLDNRLTEGDIVIVFSQYGEPIDVNLVRDNETGKSKGYCFLSYADQRSTILAVDNFNGYKLLERPLVVDHILNYRLPKKYLKDEDKNEYKPTGAEGQGIGVYNVVESEIKLSKIFDKIKNKSNEEKKKKLLDEDELWALNFEKSIKKDIISPIGHDEKSRHNEGMKEEEEDYDDDDSVDIKYKRHKEERKSLTTKKYDKKEKHKKKSDHKDKHRRRESHSRHREKDINKKSHKRRHKHRHTYDKYSSKSRSYNTSSSTDR
- a CDS encoding elongation factor 1 (EF-1), putative, translating into MANTYDELYVPLSYYILQNEGGNTSNVDQVNNKKPKKKEVINKSSLIIDIKPYGENTDLDEVLNLVKNITMEGLTWGKAHKKTPFAFGLFKLQVSCVIVDDLVNTDELIETIENLGLDNEQLQKKKQMDDDEENFDEEDEIEGLVQSAEIISFNKL